Proteins encoded by one window of Verrucomicrobiota bacterium:
- a CDS encoding TerB family tellurite resistance protein: MSWIGKIIGGSMGMLMGGPIGALIGGSIGHLFVDSQLDESVSADARQGTGRARQATFTNQEQKQAVFFATTFAMLGKMAKADGKVTQAEIKIVDGFMRDHLRLDKQARMFAVNIFNRAKDDASSFSQYASEFARHFHRDTHMRMVLFEILFQIAAADGSVHSLEKRLLEEAVRYLNIPPHLFEELQARLAPSADPAYSVLGLTPEATDAEVKKAYREKVMEFHPDKIVSKGLPEEFLKFAEEKFKEVSEAYETIKKARGLS; encoded by the coding sequence ATGTCTTGGATAGGAAAAATTATTGGTGGAAGCATGGGAATGCTCATGGGCGGCCCGATTGGCGCATTAATCGGAGGATCTATAGGCCACTTGTTTGTCGATTCTCAATTGGATGAAAGCGTGTCCGCTGATGCCCGCCAGGGAACTGGCCGAGCTCGTCAAGCCACATTTACGAATCAAGAGCAGAAGCAAGCTGTGTTTTTTGCCACAACTTTTGCCATGTTGGGAAAAATGGCAAAGGCCGACGGTAAAGTAACCCAGGCCGAAATCAAAATTGTGGACGGATTCATGCGCGATCACCTCCGCCTGGATAAACAAGCTCGCATGTTCGCGGTTAATATTTTCAATCGGGCAAAAGATGACGCGTCATCGTTCAGTCAATACGCTTCTGAATTTGCCCGCCATTTCCATCGCGATACCCATATGCGCATGGTGCTTTTCGAAATACTTTTCCAAATCGCAGCAGCAGACGGGAGCGTCCATTCTCTGGAAAAACGCCTGCTTGAAGAAGCGGTCCGCTACTTAAACATCCCACCTCATCTCTTTGAGGAATTACAGGCTCGCCTCGCCCCGTCCGCAGATCCTGCCTATTCTGTTCTTGGCTTAACCCCCGAAGCTACGGATGCTGAAGTCAAAAAAGCCTACCGGGAAAAAGTTATGGAGTTTCATCCGGATAAAATTGTCTCAAAAGGCCTCCCCGAAGAATTCCTGAAATTCGCCGAAGAAAAGTTCAAGGAAGTCAGCGAAGCCTACGAAACCATCAAAAAGGCGAGGGGACTTTCTTAG